ttagagcagccacactcatctagagaatagaggcgcgcgcgtctcacagcaacaacagacagtgaaggtgatatattgactgtatattaacatcatatcagcaagattactacagtttcgatgtctatctgtagaatacagtatgttacggagatgaaaaaaagtaaagatttatttttaaatctacacttcctgctttcatttaaaaataaaagacctcaagcgttttttctatgGAAAGAATTACTTCATTTGTTAAcgcaaggcttttattctgaaatatgagcagtcagtgctgtgggacatgcagtgacttggagagctccatgaattgataaagtatggggtttaaatcaacacttcctgctttcatttcgaaataaaagccctcaagcgttttttctgtggacagaattccttcatttgttaacacaaggcttttattctgaaatatgtgccagacagtgttgtagaacatgcagtgacttggagagctccatgaatgaatatagtacggagttttaattgtggattattactattatttacaaattaccacacgtttcttaactttctcggtctaaaataaatataaataataatgaaatgaaatggctatTAAatggcaaactctatgtagaaagaaagggctgcaactgcagcagcagaaaccaTCAGACAAGCAACTgacacgcagctggtgtgaacgtccaacgccacgccacgcagccgccacacgctcctGATGTTCCTGGTGTGTCTAGGGCTTTACgtattcacacctggaagctgcacagtacaaccacagtctgatctgcagGTCACTGAGCAACTCTATGAGGGAGGGGCAAGCGCTGCTTTTTCACTTTCCCCACCCAGATTTATCCTTTAGCCGGTCCGGGGGATTGAACCGCGACCTTCCGGTCTCAAGCTCGCTTCTCTAACCTTTATCCACCGCTGCCCAATGATGAACATAAGCACATAACCCATAAGCCCTACATAAAGACCAAGTCCTATGTAAGAATGATGTAGATACAACACTAAAAATTACAATACAActaattaaaatcataaaaaattgaatcatgcataaatatatacgtaAAAAGATAATTAACAAGTCATGTCGGCAgtgatgcatgcacacaaacgtacacttacaaaaaaacatattatgcTGAAAATAGTTTTCACTCCAAGACATAAAACATGTCTAAAGAATGTATAtgaacaatgtaaaaaaaacctgaactacacacatttttaaagatGTTACATCTACCTCTACTAACACCAGCACTACTATTTAAAAAGCCAAATTGTGCTGCAAAtcaaacagactttttttttatatattctaaCAATGAAGAAATCCTTTAGACATAAATGACCAAACAATACTTGGCCCACATTCTCTCTTCTTAGCTATCAGACAATGATtttgtcaattaatcaattagtcatttAGTTTATAAATTGTCCAAAAATTGGGAGAatcacaagttcccagagcTCAAGTTGATGTATTGAAATAGCTTGTTTTTGTCTgattaaattgaaaaaaaataaataaattcaacttatcATCATAGCTGATGAATAAAATCAACATGTTAACATCTGAGAAGTTTTGGGAACTTTAACTTGAATTacttaaacaattaataaattatcaaaatataatttatgttattttctgtcaattgactGATCGATTAttcgactaatcatttcagctctaatctGACCCACAATTACATACAATTAAATACGTTCACACACTATTCATATTCACACAGATccataaataatacaaaaaaatcaaaaacaagagttttactgcaagcatatttttaatacaaaaacagaacaaaaaattgtttataattttagttttttgttttacttttacacCACTGACTCCTAGTAACACCCCCCCTCCTTGTTCTCATCATCACACTGAGAGTAACACAGCATCAAAAGGTGGAGGACTCGTCTCCTGCGCCACAAATCCCCCCTCCCTCAGagagacaataaataaataaaaatcacctTAAGATGTCTTCTTTCTTACTGTAATTTCATTCGTTTTTCATAAACTTCATCTCTTACACTGAGATAACACAGAGACAACTCGGCCCCGTCAATGACGGGCATTTGAAAAAAAGCCTAGAGGAGGAGACGCTGGGGAGGGACATGAGGGAGGAAACCTGCTCTCATTGGTCCGCTCCGCCCAGGTCTCCTGTCATTCATATTTGTAGTTCTCTCTACACATGAAGGGCAAACCCCTTTGGTCATGGTCTGGGAATTGTAGTcattagcaaaaaaaacaaaacaaacaaggcTGCCACCAGAATCAGCGACCTAGTGAGTAATGTAATGTTACAATGaagtagaaacacacacaaataatgtCAAAGAGCGGAGCGGACATCTTTCCTtggtacaaaaaaacacaatttctttAACCATAATATTAAATCACTCTCCGCGAAAGGTGATATGACatgaaactgaaaaataaatagatttttctTTCAAGCTAAATAACAAAAGTACAACTGGATTATAAATTAACCAGAAAGCAacgagaagaaaaacaaaaaatgacatTCGCAAATTAAAATTTTTGCATACAGTGACTCAAGTCAATGACTTCTATTGTTTCCTGTAACAATGACACACGTCATACACAccaccatctgtgtgtgtgtgtgagagtgtgtgtgtgtgctgctgggtTGCTAAGGGCAACGCAGCTTCGACATTAAGGTGGAACTGCAGAGGAAGAGACAATTAGTGCATGCTGGTTGTCGAACATCGGGTTAGGTTACACATGTTGTATATTGTCAGTAATGTGCTGTTAGTTGAGTGTGTCACCATAAAAATAGTCCTTTCTATTGCCGGTTTGTGATTTTTGTGTGTTGGATTGTTACGCCGGCATGTGACAAAACCACACCGCCCTTTGCTGAAATGCACACACAAGGCTGATCTTAACGTTCCAGCGGTTGGGAGGAGTCTGCTCTGCggtgtttgagtgtgtgagtgtttgccctcagctgcagcagcaccaccaccaccaccgtcaCCACCACCGACCCTCCGAGTCGGAGGTTAGCcggtgcgtgtgtatgtgtgtgtgcatgtcggACAGCGTTTCCCGCCTCCTCACACACGTGGTGTCTGCTTCTTGCAGATCTGCTGAGGTGACCGTTTTTCTCGCCAACCAAGCGACATGGCAGTCGttgcatattttctttttaaactcaTCATTGAGGCATCTGGACCCACAAGCCAAAATAATGACCCAcaattctttctttttcttcttttttttccctgaatgtcatttgggcttttttttttgttttcgtagccgtggtggtggtggtggtggtggtgtgttccACTCCCTACCCCGCCTCTGTGTTCAgatgtgtgtgtcggtgtggtATAAAGCAGTAGCTCTGTCTGATCGGGACAGAAGAGTAGAAGTAAGGCAGCATCACGTCACGTCAGTTGGTGTTTGGTTCCACGCTGGTGGGGAACTTTTGAAAGACAAAGCAGGAGACTGGAAGGCAAAATGGGGTCGCTTCTTAAAGGGGAAAAGTCGGCATCGACCCCACAGATTCTGGCCTGGTACTGCCAGACCAGAACTCTACTCCTGTTGTGCACGTCTTCAGTTTGTTTATGGGACCGGGGGGAAGAGTGAGAAGGAGATTCACTCATCGTATCTCCTTCTTTCCCCTGGAAAATGTCAGTCATAGTGCACCACAAGCCCTACGGATGGACTTCAGACTGAAGAGTTGGTGCACTCCGATGTTAGCAGTCCACCCTCTGTGAACCGGAGGAGTAATGGTTCAGCTCCAGTTTCTCTGTGGCTGGACTTATTTCTTCGTAGACCCCAGGGTCTTTGGGCTGGGGGTCTTTTTGGAGATGGTGGGAATCTTGGAGGGTTTGGCCCCGCTACCGGGTCGTCGTGGGGTGTCCGAGGCGTCCGAGCAGACGGAGCGATTGTCCTGTAGCTCTGACCCGTCTGAGGCGTCGCTGCCGCGGCGGCTGCTGGCTCTGCTGCCCGCCCGGCTGCCGGCTCGGCTAGTCGGCCCGCTGGCTGTGGACGCCCCTCGCTTCGGATCTAGTAGGAAGACAGAACAAAAAGAGTTTAAAAGTATGTCTTGGTTTTGTCAAAGCAGAGCATTCATTTCTAATGAAAGACATATGGTTTTAAAGTTATTGCATCAttttttagccacgctagcgGCAGGGCTTTATGGGTGGTAATGTTGATCCATCACGTTGGTCCACACTGAAATATCTCCACAAATTTCAGATGAGATTTTGAATAggcattcatggtccccagaggatgaatcctatcCTTGATTTTGGTGAACCCCTGAGGCTATCTCACACAACCagatatctcaacatctactcgATAGAGtagtacattttgtacagacaccATGAGGTCCATATTTGTCGTTTTAAGTAAAATGTCTcgacaactgttggatggattgccatgaaatttgagTTGTTAGATGATTCTACAGTAGCACAATCATCTGGTCAAAATTAGAATTTGTTCAGTACATTGTTCTAtgatcaaatacctgcaaaacaagTGGCATTCCTATCAACCTCAGAGGTACTTTGTGTTTAGCGCTAATtaacaaatgttagcatgctaatgcaCTAATCTAAGATGGTGAATATGgttaagtacagcctcacagagctgctagcatgactgtagactcttaagcctcggacacaccaggaacgtcaggagcgcgtggcagcTGCGTGACGTGGTGGCTGAGTGATTCACGTgtcgggcgttcacaccagctgcatttcagctgcgtttctgctgctgctgtcagccctttctttctacatagagtttgccttttaatggccatttcatttcatttcattataaatatcatttatatttattttagacagcgaaaggttaagaaacgtgtggtaattgtaaataatagtaataatccacaattaaaactccatactatattcattcatggagctctccaagtcactgcatgttctagaacactgtccggcacatatttcagaataaaagccttgtgttaacaaatgaaggaattctgtccacagaaaaaaacgcttgagggcttttattttgaaatgaaagcaggaagtgttgatttaaaaataagtctttactttttttcatctccgtaacatattctacagatagacattgaaactgtagtaatgtagctgatatgatgttaatatacagtcaatagatcaccttcactgtctgttgttgctgtgagacgcgCAGCAcgtgtcaaaaataggcgagacctctattctctagaagagacgcagctgagatgCACGTTTGATTTgtgtctcacgcgggcagtgtggctgctctaacctgttaacacggacggcgaaataaaaaacaacaggtaacgcagccgccacgcactccTGAGCCACCCTCATAGAAGTGCTTTAAAGGATGCCCCACATGTTCTCAACAGGTCATTTCCAGCGCCACACGCTCCAAGCAGAAAATTCACTCTAACTGTTGCGTGCAGTTTCTGACTTTCACGGGAATGCACGACAGCGGGTTCTCGGACGTGCGCGTTCCCCAGACGTGCCcgcgggggcgagggcccgttcatcgctgctcgcagctttaattttgtttaattttatgGAGAATTAGCTCAtaaagtaaacatttttaatttccaCCGACGTTCAGTGAACATAAAATGAGTCGACAGTGTGACCGTCGTCTCACCAGTTCGCGATGGTTTGCTGGAGTGCGTCGTTCCTCCGTTCTCTCCGGTTAGCGAGCCTCGGCTCGAGTGGAACGTCGGCCTCTTTAGTTTGGACCCGGACGTCGCCCCCTGCAGGAGAACACAGGAAAACATCAGCTGTGGAGAACTTGACTCTGGAGGTCACATGACTGATGTGCATCACATTAGACACGGACTCTACAAACACTACATCATCATATTACTCCAAAACAATCAAACAGCACGTCACAAACACATGGACACAACAAGTATCTAACAACAAATGAAAACTATACAAACAAAGACTTACTAACGTCTACAAATGATGAATCTCACTGGGTTTGTGTTATTCATTTTCTATATGAAAGAAGAGTAAATCATTGAACTCGGGCCGCAGatactgatttttttattattgattaatctgctgattgttttcttgattaatcatttgttctataaaatagtgaaaaatgcttGTTACAGTTTCCTAAAGTTTCTCAGGGTGACATCATCATTTTGTTTgctttaaactagggctgtctcATATGATACTAGAAAACTTacgaatccatcggtaccaaccatgtNNNNNNNNNNNNNNNNNNNNNNNNNNNNNNNNNNNNNNNNNNNNNNNNNNNNNNNNNNNNNNNNNNNNNNNNNNNNNNNNNNNNNNNNNNNNNNNNNNNNNNNNNNNNNNNNNNNNNNNNNNNNNNNNNNNNNNNNNNNNNNNNNNNNNNNNNNNNNNNNNNNNNNNNNNNNNNNNNNNNNNNNNNNNNNNNNNNNNNNNACTCAAACCAGACCACAGTTAGAAatggtacacacacaaacacacacacacacacacatatacagtatatatatatatatatatatatggacacACAGAGGACAGCTGTGGTTAAAGATGGAGACTGACAGCTGGACGGACTGACACAGATGGATGAAAAGTGAGAGAGATGGAgtgacagaggagcagagagagagaggaagtgtagATACCTCGGCAGCAGAAATAGCCAGGAGTGACAGTCACTAAGAGACACAAGAGACAATGTGAAATAACAGCATGCTCACGGTGGGATGAAGAAagtctcccacacacacacacacacacacacacacacacacacacacacacacacacacacacacacacacacacacacacacacacacacacacacacacacacacacacacacacacacacacacacacacacacagatatcacttcttggaaacacacaaatgcGCGCACACACGGGCACTGCTTTTGGAGTCCTTCAtcgacacactcacacaggccataaacacacacagccaaccAACGGGGGTCCGGCCGAGTGTCAGTGACCCCTGGAAAGTGTGTTTTAAAAAACAGGTGAGGAGATCAGAGCTTGGCATGAAGAGCAACAGCCGGgaaagggggaggggggggggggggggggggggtcaggaGACAGGAAGAGCAAGAACAGTGGGGAAACATAACATTAGTCAGGTGATCACAGTAAGCAAGGCACCACAACAAGgccaaaccaacaaaccaaagaagaagaaaaagatgaagatatggaggagagaacaagaaaaaaaaacacaggaagaaaagagaagaagagtccAGGAGAGACAGTAAAAAGAAAGTTACCAAAAACAGACGGGGTGGAGGAAAGACAGGCAGTTAGGAGTAGAGAGTGAAAGCGTTAAGAGATAGAGGAGAAGTCCAACCTATACGAGATGAGATGGAGCTACTGGAATCGGAGCGGAGAATCTTAAGTCCTGGGTGTTGCACTGGGGAAAGAGAtaaaggaagagagggagggaagaagagagagagagagggggaggaagaggaagagggagagaactGAGGACCATGCACCATGCAATACtactgttttatttaaaaaagttgaGATGAAATAAACAAGACAGGACAGAGGCCGAGGAGAGAGAGAATCGGCCGTGTGTATACAGAAATAAGATGATGAACTCCTCGAGGAcgagctcagagagagaaacaaagacacCGAAATGTAGACGGAAAacactggagagagagaagtgagacGGGGCAGCGTTTCACTGCATCACCTGCCGACAGACAACTCGACAGACGTCAgtttcctctgtgtgttttccttCCAGAATAGTACCCCATACATTTCAATTAAAATGGTTCAGTATTGGTGTACATGATGGCTGAGGAGTAAGACGAAATTGcagaataaaaaatgtcaaagataaggatataaagagaactggTAAATGATGcatatattaaaggtcccatattgtaaaaagtgagattgtcatgtctgttatagtataaagcaggtttaagtgctatataaatactgtgaaagtattgaaacgttcaatatacgaGGAAATACgtacagcccgtattcagaaattgtgcgtttgaaacaagccgtcaagatttctgtccatttgtgatgtcacaaatctacaatatttattcttaatgtgtctcagtttatatccggttgcagtgtatgttaatgacatcagctgacaggaagtaaacatggacccaaactgttgcctagcaacgcaattccgttgcaattctgttgaaatgcactaaaacggagcgtttcagacagagggtaaatacaggcatattcaggcagacagtatgaggaaaatatatatttattttttaacattagcgcacgtaaacatgttccagtagaaacacaTAATGCAggtatgaacctgacaatgagcatgatatgggacctttaatcaaTGATTCAAATATGATTCAGTCATTAGTGACAGGTTACTTTAATAATCAATAAGTTTCAACTTCAACTGCAACTGCAACTTCAACCATGCACTACttcatatttatcattgttcTGTATAATTTATTATGGTTCCAACTAAGAATTTACATTATCAAATCTGATTGGTCAAGTCTTGCCTAGGTAGAGCGGGTCccccaccaatcggaaggtcggtggtttgatctccggctcctccggtccacatgtcaaagtgttcttgggcaagatactgaaccccaaactgctcctgaagg
This Sebastes fasciatus isolate fSebFas1 chromosome 17, fSebFas1.pri, whole genome shotgun sequence DNA region includes the following protein-coding sequences:
- the LOC141753980 gene encoding microtubule-actin cross-linking factor 1, isoforms 6/7-like, with the translated sequence MFSCVLLQGATSGSKLKRPTFHSSRGSLTGENGGTTHSSKPSRTDPKRGASTASGPTSRAGSRAGSRASSRRGSDASDGSELQDNRSVCSDASDTPRRPGSGAKPSKIPTISKKTPSPKTLGSTKK